A window of Desulfovibrio oxyclinae DSM 11498 genomic DNA:
TAACCGATACACCGGCGGCGATCAGCCGGAACTCCCGGAACTGCCCGAAAGGCGTATCAGCATCCCCCCGCTCGACGGCCTTGCAAAACGCCAGATGACCAGCGGCAACGTGCTCGGCATTCCCGAGACCCCGCAGATCGAAAAGACCCTTCGCTCGCTACTGGCCTCACTCGGTTTTTAACCCACTCTTTCCGTTCGCAAAGTGCCGATTCGAGACTCTCGGGTCGGCTTTTTGCATTTTACGCTGCATACCCGGCTATGCACCACGCAAACCGAAGTTTTCACTTCCCCAGCCCTTTCCCTTTGATGATTCGGCCACCTCAAATAAAACATTCAGTCAATACAGACCATTGGAATATATAAGTTGTTCTTGCCTTCATGGAACTTTTCTTGCTTTATCCCGGGCTGTTTCAAACACCAACAGCCGGTTTGAACCGGGTGAGGGACCATGTAAGGGGGAAATCCTATCGTGTTCGATAAAATGAAAACTCTCAAATTCAAACTCGTGGGGGTCATCGGCTTCTGTATCCTGTCCATTATCGGGATACTGATCCTCTCCTCGGCGACGCTCGTGGAAATCGAAGGCCGCTTCAAGAGCATGAAGCGCGAGGCGCTGGACGGGCAGGTTGCTTCGCTGGCCATCACCCGCGACATGAACTACGTCAGCCGCCTGACCCGCAACATCATGCTGGGCAGCGACATCGACAAGGACCTTGGCAAGCTCGACAAGCGAATTGAACGAATCGAAAAGAATTTCAAAATCTTGGAAGATTCCGCAATTAATCAGGAAGAGCGCGGACTCATCGAAAAGGCCCGCACTGCCGCACTGGGCTTCGTGGAGGACGGGCGCCGCTTCGCCCGCGCCCTGCGCGATCTGCCGAAGTCCGAACGCTATACCAAGTATCCTGACTACGGTCGCTCCGCCACCCCCCTTGCCCAGAAGTCCCGCAAGTACTTCGGGACGCTGGTCAAGCAGAAGGACGCCCAGTACGCGCACTGTGTCACATCGTTCGAGGCCGAACTCTCCACCGCACGCTGGACTGTTCTCATTGTGGCGTCCTGCGTGGCCGCAATCATGCTCATCCTGAGCCTGTTGCTGCTCAGGGCCATCCTCAAACCCCTCGGTGAGGCCACTGAATTCACGCGCCGCCTCGCCTCCGGCGACTATGAGGCCGAGGTGAAGGCCGAGAACTTCCACGGCGAAATTCGGGTGATGGTCGAGGCGCTGCAGGAGATGGCAGCCAACCTCAAGGTCAGCATGGCGGAAGCCACGGAACAGGCCGAACGCGCCAGAGAACAAGCTGAAAGCGCCGAACGCGCCCGCGAGCAGGCCGACGGCGAAAGCGCCCGCGTCACGACCCTGATGACCGAAATGACCGAAGTTGCCCGCAAGGCCACGGAAATAGCCGAACAGCTGCACACGGAATCCGGCAACCTCTCCGGGCTGGTCAAGGAGATCAGCTCCGGGGCCAGCCTGCAGCGCGACCGGGTTCAAGAGACCGCCAGCGCCATGGAAGAGATGAACGCCACGGTCTCCGAGGTGGCGAGCAACGCCACCAACGCGGTCGAGGAGGCCGATTCCGCGCGCTCCAAGGCGCAGGAAGGCTCGCAGATAGTGCATCAGGTAGTGGAGGCCACCGCAGAGGTCAGCACGCAGGTGGACTCCATGAAGACCGCCTTCGACGACCTCGGACGCCGGGTGGACGAGATCGGCCAGATCATGAGCGTTATCACCGACATTGCCGACCAGACCAACCTGCTGGCCCTGAACGCAGCCATCGAGGCCGCTCGTGCCGGTGACGCCGGTCGCGGTTTTGCCGTGGTCGCGGACGAAGTCCGCAAGCTGGCCGAGAAAACCATGCAGGCCACCAAGGAGGTCGGCGACTCGGTCACCGGCATCCAGACCGGCGCAAGCTCCAACATGGTGGCCATAGACAAGGTGGCGCAGGCCGTGTCCAAGAGCACCGGCCTGACCAGCGAAGCGGGCGAGTCGCTGAACCAGATCGTGCGGATCGTCACCGACACCGCCGACAGGATTCAGTCCATCGCCACCGCCGCGGAACAACAGTCCGCCGCAAGCGAGGAAATCACCCGCAACACCACCGACGTGAACCGCGTGGCCAGCGAAACATTCGAGAACGTCAACCGCTCCGTCGAGTCCATCGAAAATGTTGCCGAGCTGGCCGAAGAACTCAACGGAATCATGCGCCAGCTTGACGAAGTCCGCCGCTGATACACGGTTTCCAAAAGAACTACCCGGATCCCCCGCAGCCTCGACGCTGCGGGGGATTTTTCATTTCAGGCGGGCATGGAAGTCAAAGCCTTGCGAGTCTCGGTACCGCCTTCCGCAACTAACGCCGATCCATGCATCTTGAAAATTGTGCCGATCATGTTCTATATTCCTGAGAATAGGTAAAGCCTCTCAAGGCATCAACATGCACGCAAAAAACAAGGACCGAGCATGAACGAACCTTCCTGCGACAGGGACCGCCCCGAGACCACGCCGGGGTCCAAACAGGACTGCCACCTGATGGGGTCCGACGATCCCCAAATAGATTTTTTGCATCGGATCATCCGGTATGCCGTCAAGGCTCTTGCCTTCCTGATGGTCTTCGTCATCCTCTGGGGCATCCTGGACGTGCTTTGGGTGCTCTACACCAAGCTCTCCACTCCTCCTCACTTCCTGCTGAACATCAACGACATCCTCGCAACCTTCGGCGCGTTCATGGCCGTGCTCATCGCCATCGAAATATTCGCGAACATCGTCATGTATCTGGAGAGCGACATCATCCACGTTCGGTTGGTATTGGACACCGCCGTCATGGCCGCCGCGCGGAAGGTCATTGTTCTGGATTTCAAGCAACTGGATCCCATGGAGATATTCGCCCTCGGCTCTGTCCTTGCGGCGCTGGGCATCTGCTACCTTTTCGTGGGCCACGGCAGGGGCATAAGCTTCGGGCGCAAGAAGGAATAGTAATGCGGAACTGGTTCCCGCTCGCCTTTGCGACCATGAAGACGACAGGATTATCGACATGCATGAGCTGATGGACAACCTCTCGCTCATGGTGCTGGCCACGGGAGCCATTCTCGTGCTGACCATGTTCATGAGGCAGGCGCTTTCCAAGACGCTGGTCCCGCCCTTGGTTGGCTACCTGCTGCTCGGCTTCGCCCTCAGGCTGATGCAGGAGCACGGCGGGCTGCTGCCCCAGGGACATGGCGCGCTCTTCGCGTTTCTGGGCAAGGTGGGGTTGGTTACGCTGCTGTTCCGGGTGGGGCTGGAATCCAAACTATCCGGCCTGATCGAGCAGTTCAGATCAGCCGGGATCATTTCCATCGTGAACATAGCCGGGTGCGCCACGGGCGGCTTTCTCGTGTCACACCACCTCCTTGGCCTTTCATGGATTCCTTCGCTGGTGGTGGCCGTGGCCTTCACCGCCACGAGCGTCGGAGTCTCCATTCAGGTCTGGGAGCAGTGCGGCGCGCTCAAGACACGTCAGGGCAACCTGCTTCTGGACCTTGCGGAATTCGACGACATCTGTGCCGTTGTGCTCATGGCCCTGCTCTTCACTCTCCTTCCGGCCCTGCACGACGGAGCATCACACGGCCACATCTTGATGAATGCAGGCATCACCGCAGGATGGTTCGCGATAAAATTCAGCGCGTTCGTTGTCTTCTGCGTCTGTTTCAGCAAATATCTCGAACCGAGAGTTTCGAAATTTCTCAGAAGCTTCGAGCCGGATGAAGGATACATGCTCTCCATCACCGGCCTCGGCTTCATCATCGCCTCGCTTGCCGGGCTGCTGGGGTTCTCCCTCGCCATCGGGGCCTTCTTCGCAGGGCTTCTTTTCAGCCGGGACCCGGAAGCGGTCAAGGACGAAGCCCCCTTCCTTCCCATCTACGACTTCTTCAGCCCGTTTTTCTTCATCAACATAGGGCTTGAGATCGACCCCGCGGTGTTGGGCGTTTCCGTTCAGCTCGGGCTCGTGCTGCTCGCGGCCGCCGTGATACTCAAAGTGCTCACGGCAGGCGGCCCGGCGTGGGTGCTGCGGGATTTGCCCACCGGCGCCCTGCTCGGCGCGAGCATGGTTCCCCGCGCCGAGATCACCATGGTCGTCATGGAGCGCGGCATGCGCCTCGGCGAGTGGGCCGTATCCGAAGAACTCTTCAGCGCCATGGTCATCGTCTGCGCCGCCACCTGTCTGCTCAGTCCCGTGGTCATCCATTCCATGCTCAACGGCCGCTTCAGGCCGCAGGACAGCGACATAGGCTAATCCCCTTCGGACTCCCTGAACGGAGACCTGTCAAAGACATCGCTTTCAGGCTCGCGTCCGGCAAGAGGTTGCGCCGGAGCGTAATCGTACATAGCCTTCAGCTGCGCGACCTGATCCCAGCTGCCGTGCTGCCGGCAGTGCCGCAGCCGGTTCAGATCAAGACTGACGATGGTGGAGGTGGGCCGCTCCCCGGCTTCGAACAGACAGTCACCCTCGGGGGAAATCACGAGGGAGCCGCCCGCCAGATGGTAATGGCCGTAGTCGCATGCGCCGTTCATGTAGATGTAGTAGGCCTGATTCTCGATGGCCCGGGCGTACTTGATGTGCTGATAGCTGGGCGGGATGCTGTCCGGGTCCATGGAAAGCTGGATGAGCACTTCGGCTCCCATGAGGGTCAGCGTGCGGCTGATTTCCGGGAAGTCGGCATCGAAGCAGATCTGAAGACCGAAGCGGACTTCCGGCTCGGCGATGTCGAACACGTGGTAGTCGCTGCCCGGGACGGTGCCCTTCTCCAGATCCGTATCCCACGGAACCATTTTCCTGTAGATTCCCGACACGTTGCCGGAAGGATCGAACACGGGCGCGGCGTTGCTGAATCCGCCCCCCGGCTCGGCCAGCTTCAGGCTGCCCGGCACGAGCCAGACGCCAAGCTCCGCGGCAAGCCGTCCCAGACGCCGCATGGCCGGACCATCCGGATCCTCGACGGTCTCAGGCGCAATGCCGAACTCCACACCCACAATGAGGTGCGGCCTTCGCGGATCGTTGCAGAGGGCTTTCGCCTTTTCCTCGAACAAATCCACATTGCGACCGGTTTCCCGGCTGATCTCCATCTGTATCAACCCGACGTGAAGCGTTTCGGACATGCTTGGCTCCTTTACTGAATCAATTGCGTGGAGACCCTGTTTGCCACAGGCGGCGCAAGCGGTCAAAAGACACCCCGACTTCAGTCTCGCTACCCACCACTTCGGCTGTTTGAAGACGGTAAGGGCAGCAGCGGGGAATCCAAAAAGGAAACGCCCGAACCAACAGGTCCGGGCGTTTCCACCACCGCAGGAGAAGTACGTACTCGTTTAGCCGTTGTAGGCTTCCACCTGATTTTTGAGACGGTTGAAGACTTCGGGGTCGAGTTTCAGGTCGGAGGGAAGGGGGTATTCACGACCTGTGCTTTCGTACTTGGGCTGACCCATGCGATGGTACTCAAGGAGTTCGTACTCGACTTTCCTGCCGGGGAGGTCGGAAAGAAAGTCGATGACGGCTTTGATGTCCGCTTCGGTGTCGTTGAAGCCGGGGATGACCGGTGTGCGGACCCTGATGGGAAGATTGGGATAGTCGGCCCGGATGCGCTGGAGATTCTCCAGAATCCGCTCGTTGGAAAGGCCGGTGTATTCCTTATGCTTTTCGGGATTCATGGATTTCACGTCGTACATGAGCGTGTTGACGTAGGCGAGCGCCTCCTTGAAATCATCATATTTCGCGGCACCGCAGGTTTCCACGGCGGTATCCACGTAGCGTCGACGCGCCTCGCGCAGCAGGGCCGTGGCGTACTCGGGCTGCATGAACGGTTCCCCGCCGGAAAGCGACAAGCCGCCGCCGGAGCGGGCGTAGAACATTTCGTCTTCCTCGACCCGCCTGAGCGCGGCATCGACCGTGGTTTTCTCACCATAGATGATGAGCGCCTGCGAAGGACAGGCCTCGGCACACTGCAGGCAGTCGTTGCAGATGTCCCTGTCGATGTCGATCTTGCCGTCCTCGCCTTCCGTGATGGCTCCGGCGGTGCATACTTCGCTGCAGCGCACGCACTTGTCCAGCCCGAGGCACTTGTTCCGGTTGTACGCCAGCTCCGGGTTCGGAAGCTGGGATTCCGGGTTGCTGCACCACTTGCAGCGCAGCGGGCAGCCCTTGAGAAAGACGAGGGTACGGATGCCGGGTCCGTCGTGAACGGAATATTTCTGGATGGAGAAGACGTTGCCGGCGACTTTCTGGTCGAGAAGGGAACTCATGATGAACCTCTGGTCATTGCAGGCTTGGGAGTATTCATGGCCGGGGCGGCCCGAAGGCCGCCCCATGCCGGTATTGCCGTGCTTTGTGCGCTATTTCTAGATGGTCTCGTGCGCGGTCCTGCGGATCAGGTCGTCCTGCAGATCCTTGGACAGGTCGCAGAAGTACGCGGAGTATCCGGCGATGCGCACGATCAGGTTGCGGTACTTTTCCGGTTCCTTCTGGGCGGCCTTCAACGTCTCGGCGTTGATGACGTTGAACTGAATGTGCCACAGGCGCAGGTCGCAGAAGGTGCGGATGAAGTCCACGAGCTTCTTGGTGCCTTCCTGTCCTTCCACGCACTTGGGGGTGAACTTGATGTTCACGAGGCGCGCTGCGCGCTCGCGGTAGTTGAAGTTCTTGGTGGTGTAGTTGGACAGCATCACCGCGGTGGGGCCGTTGCGGTCGGCGCCGTGGGATGCGGAGGAACCGTCGGAGAGCGGGGTCCATGCCTGACGACCGTTCGGAGTGGCGGAAACGACCTTGCCGAACGGGACGTGCGAGGTGAAGGGCACGTAGCGCACGTCGAGGTGAACGCCGAGTTCCTGCTGGTACTTGTTGGCAAAGTCCACGCAGATGCGGTCCAGTTCCTTGGCTATGGAGTCCGGATACGGATCGTTGTTGCCGTAGCAGGGAACGTTCTGGAGCATGGCACGGATGTCTTCGCGGCCCTCGAAGTTGCTGCGGCAGGCGTCGAGCACTTCTTCCATGGTCAGCTTCTTCTCTTCGAAGACCAGCTTCTTGATGGCGGACAGGGAGTCCACCACGGTACCCACGCCCATGAACTCGAAGTAGCCGAGGTCGATGCCGCCGGGCACGTCGGGCTGGTGCAGGTCAACCGCGTGTTCCATGCAGAGGTCGTGCATGGCGGAACCGAACGGCGTGGCGAAGTGGTTCTTGCGGTTGTTGATGACGTGGTACTGCTGGGTGAAGGCCGTCTTCAGGAAGTGAATCTGCTGTGCCTTGTAGGCGTCGAAGAACTCGTCCCAGGTTTCGAAGCTGAGCGGGTCGCCGGATTCGAAGGAGAGCAGTTCGTCGCCGTGCTTGAGCATCCGGCCGTTGTACATGGCCATTTCGAGTGCTGCGGCAAAGTTGATGTAGGNGTTGCCGGAGGTGTAGGTGTCGCGGTTCGGCATGCGGATTTCCGCGCAGCCGGAGACGGCGTAATCGTAGATTTCCTCGAACTTTGCGCCCTTGGAAAGGTGCAGGGGGATCACTTCCTCATCGTTGATGAGTTTCGGGAAGCCGGAGCCTTCCTTGATGGTCTCGGCCACTTCGGCGAGAAAGCGCTCGGGGGAGCGGGCGTGAATGCGCGCGGCGAGGTCCGGGTAGTGATGCGGGAACTCGCGCTTGGAGCGCAGGAAGAGGTAGGTCAGCTCGTTGGTGGCGTCGAGGCCTTCCTTGTTCTGGCCGCCGACGGTCACGGCTTCCCAGTGAGCGTATCCTTCGTTGAAGGCGCCGCCCTGCGGGGAGATGTAGAGGTCGATGAACTGGGCCATGCCAACGTACATGCACTCGATGAGCTCAATGGCCTGATCGTCGGTGAGGATGCCGGCTTCAACGTCCTGGCGGTAGTACGGGTAGAAGTACTGGTCCATGCGGCCGTTGGAGATGATGGTGCCGGTCTTCTGCTCGATGCGGGAGAACATCTGGGTGAACCACTGGGACTGCACGGCCTCGTGGAAGTTGCGGGCCGGATGCTCGGGCACGCGGCGGCAGTTGGCGGCGATGGTTTCCAGCTCCGCCTTGCGGGTGGCGTCGGATTCCTCGGCGGCCATCTTCTCGGCCAGGTCGGCGTGGCGATTGGCCCAGTGGATAACGGCGTTGCAGACACGGACGATTGCTTCGTAGAAAGGCTTCTTCTCGGCGTTGTCCCGCGGGGAGAACGGATCGAGGGCGTCCAGCTTTTCCTGTGCTTCCTGACGGATTCCGCCGAAGCCGCGCTTGAGAATCTTCTCGTAGTCGTGGACCCACTGCAGGGAGGAGCGGAAGGAAGAGGTCTCGTTGACGATGAAGCGGGAGTTCAGTCCCTCGGGGTCATCGTAGGTGAGCTTGTGGATTTCCTCGGGGAGAGCCACGTTCAGGGCTTCATGGTAGGTCTTGCCCTTCCAGAAGGGAGCGATCTCCTCAACCACGATCCGGGCGTCTTCCTCGGTGATGGAGAACGGAGAGCCTTCACGCTTGGGCAGCTCTTCCACGGCCATGTCGAGGAAGTCGCCGTCCAGTTCGGGGTACAGGATGCCGTAACGACCCTGATAGCCTGCACGTCCGGCCAGCAGCTGGTCGTCATCAATGTAGACAGTCATGTTCGCGGCGACATGTTCCATGGCCTTGGCCCAGCGCAGGACCAGCGGCTCGCCTTCGGTCTGCTGCATGGACTGGGTGAAGTACAGGGCGCGCTCCACATCGATCTGCGGCTTCTGGTTCTCGATGGTGTCGAGGATCTTGAAGACACGGGCGTGATTCTTGCGGAACACGTCCTCCTTGCCTTCGATACGGTCCTGAAGGCGCTGTTCATGAGGTGTCACGGCATCGCAGCAATGGACATTAAACATGGATTCATACTCCTTGGCTGGGTTCTATATCGTCGCTTTCGATCTGGGAAAGCTCTCCATCTTCGGTGCGCGTCGTCGCGCTTGCACTCTCTTTGGCAATCCTTGTGCCAGATGGGACAAACAGGACCACCCTACTGATAACCACCTGGAAAAAAAGAGCATCTTTCACACCCACCCCCTCTAAGGGAAAACAACGATCCATAAGGCCGACCCCGAAACGATGCAGAAATGCACCGCACAAACGCCCTGTGAAAAATCTTCATGCATTTTAATGATATATGAAAACGATGCAAATATGCATCGCGATGCAGGTTTGCAGCGTTCCGATATGCAGCAACAAAAAGGGCCGTACCGGATTCCGGCACGGCCCTGAGGGACATCGGCAGCTACGACAGACGAATCGCCTACTCTCCCAAATCTTCCTTGGTGATTCCGATTTTTTTGAGCTTCCTGAAAATGGTCGTCCTGTTGACCTGAAGGACCTCGGCAGCCTTGGTGATGGAACCGTACCGCTCTATGGCGTGCTGGAGATATTTGGCCTCGATCTCCGCCATGATGGTCTTGAGGTCCTTGCCCTCTTCCTGCTCCACGCCGAAGTCGAGCTGGGCCGGTTCGCACCGGACCGGGCTGAAATTGAGCATCCGATTCGGCAGGTGCTTCAGTTCCACGCGCTCGTCCTTGTTGGTGACGGCGAGGCTGTGCATCAGGTTCTCCATTTCGCGGATGTTGCCGTCCCAGCGGTAGGAGAGCATGACCTCTTCGGCCTTTGCGGAAATCTGAAGGTTCCGCTTGTATTTGGTATTGAAGCGCTTGCGGAAGAAATGCAGCATGGCCGGGATGTCCTCGCCCCGGTCCCTGAGGGGTGGGATCTGGATGACCGCCACCTGAAGCCGGTAGAAAAGGTCGCTTCTGAAGCGGCCTTCGCGGACTTCTTCCTCCAGATCGCGGTTGGTGGCGGCGATGATGCGTACGTCGATCTTCTTGGCCTTGGTGGCCCCCACGCGCTGAATCTCGCTGTTTTGCAGGGCGCGCAGCAGCTTGCTCTGCATACTCAGCGGCAGCTCGCCTATCTCGTCAAGAAACAGGGTCCCTTTGTCCGCCATCTCGAACATGCCGATCTTGCCTCTGGAATCCGCACCGGAGAAGGCGCCGGGCGCATAGCCGAACAGCTCGGACTCGATGAGGTTTTCCGGAATACAGGTGCAGTCCACCTTGAAGAACGGCTGGCCTTTGCGGGGGCTTTTTTCGTGAACCTCGCGCGCCATGATGTCCTTGCCCACGCCGGTTTCACCGAGGAAAAGGATGGTGGCGTCGGTCTTGGCCACCTGCTCTATCTGGCTGAACAGGTTGATCATGACCTGACTGGAAGGTTCGAGGTACAGCGACTCGCTTTTCTGGTGAATCTCCTGTTTGTACTGTTCGATGAGCTGCTTCTGGGAGGCCACCTGATCCTTGAGCTGGGAAATAAGGGCGATATCGCGGACGAAGGTGACTACAAGCTCCACGTCCTCGTCGTAGTCGAAGATGGGGTGGGCCATGAGCACGACCTTGCGGCCCTTCTCCGTCATCTGCACCGCCGTGGCAGAGCTCTTGGTCTTGACGACCTTGGAGTTCAGCGCAAGGTCGAAGACACCTTTATCCACGAGATCGTTAACATTCTTCCCGATGAGATCCTCGCCCTTGAGGCCGGTGAGGTTCTCGTACATGACGTTCACGGAGAGGGTCTCCCCTTCCTTGTTCGTGATGTAGAGCCCGTCACTCATGGTGTCGAACACGTGGCAGAGATAACTGGATATGAGATATTTCTGCCTGGGAAGAATCCGACGCGGCTTGCGCGGCGCTTCCTGGCTCATGCTATTTCCTTTCATGCCCGTAAATACCTTTGATTAAATGCTGGAATACGTGACCGCCACGCCCGCGGCCAGAATGAGCAGCAGCACCAGCCTCCGGTAGACGTTCTGTGTCACGAACCGGGAAGCCAGTATGCCCACGCCGCCGCCGAGGAGTACCGCGGGACACCCCGCGGCGTAGTAGGTCAACGTCCGGGCGGTCTGCACGCCCGCCAGCGTCTGGCCCGTCACTATAGTGATGCCGGTCACGATAAAGCAAGCGCCCAGTATGCCCTTGGCCGCCTGCTGGCTCCATCCGCCCATGGAAGTGAACACCGCAAGCGGCGGCCCGTTGAATCCGAACAGCACCCCCAGCAGCGTGGAACAGAATCCGGCGGCAAGCCCCCAGACCCTGCCGACGCCACTGCCCTGAAAACTTCCGGGACGCAACAGCGAAACCAGCCCGTAAGCTATCAGCAAAAGCCCCATGGCGAGCTTGAGTTCCTCGTTTGAGACATCCCGCATGATGAGCAGTCCGACGGCGACGCCCGCTATCCCGCCCGGAATGAGAAAGCGCATGGCAAGCCAGTCCACGTGCCGCCGATAGGCCCACCCGAGCTGGAGATTGAGCGTCAGCACGATCAGCGTGGAGCTGGGAACGGCCACCTCAAGCGGTATTGCGAACGCCACCAACGGCATGGCGACCATGGCGGCCCCGAAGCCCGCAAGGTTGTTGACCACACCGGCCACAAACCATGCCCCGCAGAAAAGTGCTATTTCCAACATGCCTTGCTCAAGCAATTTGCCTGCCATCCTTCTGATCCATTGAAATGCCTCCAACAGGGGGACAGAGCGCTCACCCCCCGCTGGTACGGAGCTTGCTCACCGGCCTGAGTCAGTCGGACAATCACACACAAAGGAGCAAACATAATGAACGTCATCGATTTCAGGTTCCGTCCCAACACCCCCGAGGTCATCAACGGCATCGCCAACAGCGTCATGTTCAAGGACCTGTGCGAAGCGATTGATTTCCATAAACAAAAACCGGAGCCGTTCGGGCAGATCATCGAAGGCCTGGAGCAGAACAACGTGGTGAAGGCGGTGATTACCGGCCGCGACTGCGAGACCACCTACGCCTCCATGGCAAACGGCAACGGCGCGGTCCTCGACTTCTGTACCAAGGCCCCCGAAAAGTTTGTCGGCTTCTGGGGCGTTGACCCGCACAAGGGCATGGATGCCGTGCGCGACCTCGAAAAGGCCGTCACGGAAAACGAAACCATCAACGGCGCGGCCATCGACCCGTATCTCGCCAAGATCTATCCCAACGACGCCAAGTACTATCCGATCTACTCCAAATGCTGCGAGCTGGGCATTCCCATGATCTTCACCACCGGCACCGCCAGCTTCGTGCCCGGTGCGGTCATCGACCACGTCGCCCCCCGCTACATCGATTTCGTCGCCCGCGACTTCCCGGAACTCAAGATAGTGATCAGCCACGGCGGCTACCCGTGGGTCAACGAAGCCATCATCGTGGCCCAGCGCAACAAGAACGTGTTCATGGAAATATCCGAATACGAACTCTGGCCCATGGCCGATGCCTACGTGGAGGCAGCCAACA
This region includes:
- a CDS encoding methyl-accepting chemotaxis protein, which encodes MKTLKFKLVGVIGFCILSIIGILILSSATLVEIEGRFKSMKREALDGQVASLAITRDMNYVSRLTRNIMLGSDIDKDLGKLDKRIERIEKNFKILEDSAINQEERGLIEKARTAALGFVEDGRRFARALRDLPKSERYTKYPDYGRSATPLAQKSRKYFGTLVKQKDAQYAHCVTSFEAELSTARWTVLIVASCVAAIMLILSLLLLRAILKPLGEATEFTRRLASGDYEAEVKAENFHGEIRVMVEALQEMAANLKVSMAEATEQAERAREQAESAERAREQADGESARVTTLMTEMTEVARKATEIAEQLHTESGNLSGLVKEISSGASLQRDRVQETASAMEEMNATVSEVASNATNAVEEADSARSKAQEGSQIVHQVVEATAEVSTQVDSMKTAFDDLGRRVDEIGQIMSVITDIADQTNLLALNAAIEAARAGDAGRGFAVVADEVRKLAEKTMQATKEVGDSVTGIQTGASSNMVAIDKVAQAVSKSTGLTSEAGESLNQIVRIVTDTADRIQSIATAAEQQSAASEEITRNTTDVNRVASETFENVNRSVESIENVAELAEELNGIMRQLDEVRR
- a CDS encoding phosphate-starvation-inducible PsiE family protein is translated as MNEPSCDRDRPETTPGSKQDCHLMGSDDPQIDFLHRIIRYAVKALAFLMVFVILWGILDVLWVLYTKLSTPPHFLLNINDILATFGAFMAVLIAIEIFANIVMYLESDIIHVRLVLDTAVMAAARKVIVLDFKQLDPMEIFALGSVLAALGICYLFVGHGRGISFGRKKE
- a CDS encoding cation:proton antiporter, which gives rise to MHELMDNLSLMVLATGAILVLTMFMRQALSKTLVPPLVGYLLLGFALRLMQEHGGLLPQGHGALFAFLGKVGLVTLLFRVGLESKLSGLIEQFRSAGIISIVNIAGCATGGFLVSHHLLGLSWIPSLVVAVAFTATSVGVSIQVWEQCGALKTRQGNLLLDLAEFDDICAVVLMALLFTLLPALHDGASHGHILMNAGITAGWFAIKFSAFVVFCVCFSKYLEPRVSKFLRSFEPDEGYMLSITGLGFIIASLAGLLGFSLAIGAFFAGLLFSRDPEAVKDEAPFLPIYDFFSPFFFINIGLEIDPAVLGVSVQLGLVLLAAAVILKVLTAGGPAWVLRDLPTGALLGASMVPRAEITMVVMERGMRLGEWAVSEELFSAMVIVCAATCLLSPVVIHSMLNGRFRPQDSDIG
- a CDS encoding carbon-nitrogen hydrolase family protein, which produces MSETLHVGLIQMEISRETGRNVDLFEEKAKALCNDPRRPHLIVGVEFGIAPETVEDPDGPAMRRLGRLAAELGVWLVPGSLKLAEPGGGFSNAAPVFDPSGNVSGIYRKMVPWDTDLEKGTVPGSDYHVFDIAEPEVRFGLQICFDADFPEISRTLTLMGAEVLIQLSMDPDSIPPSYQHIKYARAIENQAYYIYMNGACDYGHYHLAGGSLVISPEGDCLFEAGERPTSTIVSLDLNRLRHCRQHGSWDQVAQLKAMYDYAPAQPLAGREPESDVFDRSPFRESEGD
- the hpsH gene encoding (2S)-3-sulfopropanediol dehydratase activating enzyme; amino-acid sequence: MSSLLDQKVAGNVFSIQKYSVHDGPGIRTLVFLKGCPLRCKWCSNPESQLPNPELAYNRNKCLGLDKCVRCSEVCTAGAITEGEDGKIDIDRDICNDCLQCAEACPSQALIIYGEKTTVDAALRRVEEDEMFYARSGGGLSLSGGEPFMQPEYATALLREARRRYVDTAVETCGAAKYDDFKEALAYVNTLMYDVKSMNPEKHKEYTGLSNERILENLQRIRADYPNLPIRVRTPVIPGFNDTEADIKAVIDFLSDLPGRKVEYELLEYHRMGQPKYESTGREYPLPSDLKLDPEVFNRLKNQVEAYNG
- the hpsG gene encoding (2S)-3-sulfopropanediol dehydratase, producing the protein MFNVHCCDAVTPHEQRLQDRIEGKEDVFRKNHARVFKILDTIENQKPQIDVERALYFTQSMQQTEGEPLVLRWAKAMEHVAANMTVYIDDDQLLAGRAGYQGRYGILYPELDGDFLDMAVEELPKREGSPFSITEEDARIVVEEIAPFWKGKTYHEALNVALPEEIHKLTYDDPEGLNSRFIVNETSSFRSSLQWVHDYEKILKRGFGGIRQEAQEKLDALDPFSPRDNAEKKPFYEAIVRVCNAVIHWANRHADLAEKMAAEESDATRKAELETIAANCRRVPEHPARNFHEAVQSQWFTQMFSRIEQKTGTIISNGRMDQYFYPYYRQDVEAGILTDDQAIELIECMYVGMAQFIDLYISPQGGAFNEGYAHWEAVTVGGQNKEGLDATNELTYLFLRSKREFPHHYPDLAARIHARSPERFLAEVAETIKEGSGFPKLINDEEVIPLHLSKGAKFEEIYDYAVSGCAEIRMPNRDTYTSGNXYINFAAALEMAMYNGRMLKHGDELLSFESGDPLSFETWDEFFDAYKAQQIHFLKTAFTQQYHVINNRKNHFATPFGSAMHDLCMEHAVDLHQPDVPGGIDLGYFEFMGVGTVVDSLSAIKKLVFEEKKLTMEEVLDACRSNFEGREDIRAMLQNVPCYGNNDPYPDSIAKELDRICVDFANKYQQELGVHLDVRYVPFTSHVPFGKVVSATPNGRQAWTPLSDGSSASHGADRNGPTAVMLSNYTTKNFNYRERAARLVNIKFTPKCVEGQEGTKKLVDFIRTFCDLRLWHIQFNVINAETLKAAQKEPEKYRNLIVRIAGYSAYFCDLSKDLQDDLIRRTAHETI
- a CDS encoding sigma-54 interaction domain-containing protein, producing MSQEAPRKPRRILPRQKYLISSYLCHVFDTMSDGLYITNKEGETLSVNVMYENLTGLKGEDLIGKNVNDLVDKGVFDLALNSKVVKTKSSATAVQMTEKGRKVVLMAHPIFDYDEDVELVVTFVRDIALISQLKDQVASQKQLIEQYKQEIHQKSESLYLEPSSQVMINLFSQIEQVAKTDATILFLGETGVGKDIMAREVHEKSPRKGQPFFKVDCTCIPENLIESELFGYAPGAFSGADSRGKIGMFEMADKGTLFLDEIGELPLSMQSKLLRALQNSEIQRVGATKAKKIDVRIIAATNRDLEEEVREGRFRSDLFYRLQVAVIQIPPLRDRGEDIPAMLHFFRKRFNTKYKRNLQISAKAEEVMLSYRWDGNIREMENLMHSLAVTNKDERVELKHLPNRMLNFSPVRCEPAQLDFGVEQEEGKDLKTIMAEIEAKYLQHAIERYGSITKAAEVLQVNRTTIFRKLKKIGITKEDLGE